The Gossypium arboreum isolate Shixiya-1 chromosome 6, ASM2569848v2, whole genome shotgun sequence DNA window GCTCAAAGCAGGGAAGAAGGACCTCCATTCTTACACCATTAGAGGCACCAACAAAGTTGTTAGAGGTAGGTAAATGGTTTATTTGTATATATACGCCTACATCTTACTTATATGCCCTTAAAAAGTTGTTGAATCTTGGCATTTCGTTTTTGTCAATATGAAATTTTCAAATATGTTGGCTAACGTCGGTTTTGATGGTTAAGGAGTCAACCCTTTGTTGATGGGTTTAATGGATGCAAAGACATTCGTGTTGAAAGATGTTAAGGTGGTGGCTTTGCACCTTGGGATCGTTCAATGCATCTATAACTCCATGTTAACATTAATGTATATGCAATTAAGTGGGTGTTAAGTGATGTTGCTTGTGATGTTTTTGCAGTAGGGGATTGTGTTCTGATGCGTCCTTCTGATATCGGTAAGCCCCCCTATGTGGCCCGGGTTGAGAAAATCGAATCAGATAACAGGAACAACTTCAAGGTTCGAGTGCGATGGTATTACCGTCCTGAGGAATCACTTGGAGGAAGGAGGCAATTCCATGGAGCAAAGGAGCTGTTTTTGTCTGACCACTATGATGTGCAGAGTGCTCAAACCGTTGAAGGGAAGTGCATTGTTCATTCTTTCAAGAACTACACTAAGCTTGAGAATGTTGGGGCTGAGGACTACTATTGTAGATTTGAATATAAAGCTGCTACCGGAGCCTTTACACCTGATCGAGTTGCTGTGTGAGTAGTATGACTTGTTGGTTTGTGAAATACGAGGACTACTATGACTTGTTCAAATATAAAGCATTTATTCCTTGGTGCCCCTGGGCTTTTCTCTTTTGAAGGTACTGCAAATGTGAGATGCCCTACAATCCTGATGATCTTATGGTTCAATGTGAGGGTTGCAAGGATTGGTATGGTGTTTATGTTTCCTTATATGATTTCCGGGTGCTACATGCCTGATAAATTTGTAAGGTTGCTGTAATTTTCTCCTTACCATTCTTGTAGGTATCATCCTGCTTGTGTAGGCATGACAATTGAAGAAGCAGAAATGTTGGAACACTTTGTCTGTTTTGAATGTTCCGAGGATGATTTCAAACAATTTCAGAATGGATTTCATGCATCACCAGTATCTGATGCAAAGGTAGGGCCAATTTTCAACCATTTTCTCGTGATCAAGGCCGATTGCTATTTGCTAATCCTCTAATACAAAACTTGCCGGTTCAATTTCTGGTTTCCTATGGGAAGATTAGAAAGTAAGGAGAAATTAACAGGAATTTTCATCATGCGCAAATCATGCATCGAACTAAATGTAGCACGAAAACGGTATTGGCGTATTGTAGTTccaataataatttacaaatactAACTCGTAGAAGTTACTTTGAGCAGTGATAAGAGTCCTTGATTTCTTGCATAATACGAAAACTTACTTTGGTTTATATTTCACTATATCAACATGTTTATTTCACTGAGCATACTGTATTCGGTAGTAGCTTACAAGTTCTTCATTAGGTGTCGCTATCATCGTTGCTTACTGATTATTTCCTGGCTATTTTAGGGGACGGTAATCAAT harbors:
- the LOC108485581 gene encoding chromatin remodeling protein EBS → MAKTKPGVSAPKLKAGKKDLHSYTIRGTNKVVRVGDCVLMRPSDIGKPPYVARVEKIESDNRNNFKVRVRWYYRPEESLGGRRQFHGAKELFLSDHYDVQSAQTVEGKCIVHSFKNYTKLENVGAEDYYCRFEYKAATGAFTPDRVAVYCKCEMPYNPDDLMVQCEGCKDWYHPACVGMTIEEAEMLEHFVCFECSEDDFKQFQNGFHASPVSDAKVESKRQKR